The window CTACCACAACTCCAGATAGGTCATTATAGGCAGCATTCACGACCAAGCGCGCATTAGCCTCCTTCAACCAACGGGTAACAACAGCGGTGGCAGGACCATCAATTTTCGTAATCTGCTCCACTGCACCGCGCAGATCGTCCTCGGTCAATCGATCGACAACAGAGATGACCAACTGCTGCCGAGGAGTGGGTTTCACTAGCGATGAAGTGAACGGAGCGACGGCCACATTTAACCAACTAAATGCCCAATCGGTCCAGGTTTGGTCACCTTCCTCCAGCAAGGGTTGAAGCTTGGGAAGCAGGATAAGTCCAAAACTGTCCCGAAGTTCGGATATTGTGGCGACACCCACCGCTGCATAGGGTTCAAGAGTCGCCACTACTCCGGATAACTCCGTCTCCCCCCGCTCTAAGTGACGAACGAGAGTCAACTCTGGTTCGAAGGGAAGGTGAGTCTGGCTGGCAATACGGAGTTGGAGCAGAGCCAGTGCGAGACGACTCTCCCGAAGTTGAACAGAAATTGCCCCTTGCGGGGTCGCTGGTTCACCCGTTCGCACCCCCCCGATGGACTTAAGGCTCGCCAGGGCCTGCTCGGCCAGAGCGAGTCGTTCGTCGGTCACGTGGCCAGCCGCCTCCAGGGCATCAATCCGTTGAGACAGTTCTGCGATGGAGGCAGGTGATGATGGACTACCACCTTCCTGCAAGGCAAGGG is drawn from Gammaproteobacteria bacterium and contains these coding sequences:
- a CDS encoding hypothetical protein (Evidence 5 : Unknown function); translated protein: MTQFPSPPPSSPFSAHRIKGVAFLRGGQGWYRPILTGALVVSLMVGGVTLALQEGGSPSSPASIAELSQRIDALEAAGHVTDERLALAEQALASLKSIGGVRTGEPATPQGAISVQLRESRLALALLQLRIASQTHLPFEPELTLVRHLERGETELSGVVATLEPYAAVGVATISELRDSFGLILLPKLQPLLEEGDQTWTDWAFSWLNVAVAPFTSSLVKPTPRQQLVISVVDRLTEDDLRGAVEQITKIDGPATAVVTRWLKEANARLVVNAAYNDLSGVVVALLSHTP